The Electrophorus electricus isolate fEleEle1 chromosome 4, fEleEle1.pri, whole genome shotgun sequence region aaactgtaaaaatgaacCTTTCCCTAATTTCAGTCTCTTTTACATTCttactcctctcctctttccttaGCTTTTCCAAAATATACCTTTTGTGTGGataattattcatgttttcaaTGTTCAGTTTCACTCAGATTCATGATTTGTCATTTCTGTTGTTCTAaacatgttctgttttcttaGTCAGCAGATGCAACACTACACAAATCAATTGGccaaggaaacaaacaaacacctgaAGGACCTGGGCAGTCTCCCTCAGCCTATTTCCCCCTCTgaacaggtgtgtttgtttgaattgtCTTTTTTGTTCAGATTTAGTACATATAATTGTGTCTCTTTGTTATGGTGGCATATTATATAAggattatataattatatctaTGTGGATGAACACTGatatgtaaaaggtaaagaaataTAGAGTAGAGGTGTGAAAAATGGATGTGACCCACACAGCTAGCTTGTGACATTCGCCCTGTTTTCCCCAGGACTCTTCCACAAACAAGGTCAGGGGGTGTGGCTAACACTCTAGCACTATTTTGTGAATACTTtctcaaaaatacacaaacaaaactgtatGAAATTGAATAATACCCATCACCATATGTATGCCACAACAATCCCTACAAGTAGTatcattatataaatacacCTAACAGAATATGAGttcacacaacaccaccactaTGTCAGTGGTAAAAGCATTCATAATATGGGAGTAGTGAGCAAGGTAAACCATGGAGGAGACTTGGCggtctctttttttctaattCAAAGCTCAACCCAGAGGTCCTCTTTGGTCGATAGGTGTTGGTGTTCGTAAATCCCTCAGCAAACTCCGTTAATAGTCATTAATACCCCGGGGTAAGGAAAAAATATCATACACCTCCAGGTATGTTTCCACTGAGCGAAAGTGGAGCGAGAAGATGCGAATGGTTTCCCAAGTGAAATCCCTCGACCTGCTAGTTCCGTGTGTCCTGAAaaaagttttggttttttttgttttttcttcctggTTCCTGGGATCCCCTATTTCACAGTCAATGCATTCACAATTGTCCTCTTCATTGGGTGATCAGGCCCAGCTACAGTCATCTGCTCATAAAGGGGACGAGCCCTGAACACCTGTAATATGCCTTCTCCTTACGGTGTATGTGCTCAACAAAAATTGTTgatattgtaaatattattttgtgtgattgttaCAAGCTTTATGTAAATCGACTGGACCCACACAGCTAGCTTTATGTAAATTGACCTGCTCCACACAGCTAGCTTTATGTAAATGGACCTGCTCCACACAGCTTACCTTATGAAAATGAACTTGATCCACACAGCTTACCTTATTTCAATTCTCCTtcacagagacagcagaagatCCAGAAGGACCGTCTGATGAACGATTTCTCTGCGGCTCTCAACAACTTCCAGGCAGTGCAGCGTCGTGCAGCAGAAAAGGAGAAGGAGTCTGTGGCCAGAGCGAGAGCAGGCTCCCGTCTCTCAGTAAGCCGTCTTACTGAGCGCCTCCTCTCTGTGGGATACATGCTGAGTAGTGCTTACAGTGATCTGAAACATATTGTGATCGCAACAAGAAATTGCTTATAACATTGCTTTAGTTGACTACTCAGAAATGTGTCCTTATCTAGCGCAAAGAGGTTGGagttcaaaaatacatttaaacaggGATGATGCGTGGGGATAATTAAGAGATGCAATAAACTGTCTTgtattttatagcattttattttgagtgCTGTTACTAGAAAACAGTTCCAgtgcaaatatatatttctacCAGATAAGGTTATGTTACAGCTTCAGTACAGCGTTTCTTCCCGTTTGCTTAAATGCAGGCTGAAGATGGAGGTCGTGATGAACAGCTTGTTTCGTTTGATAAGTAtataaaagcatatttttgCATAACAAGGACTTAGCTATGAATTTTCCTATGAACCCATAGTTAAACAGAGATTACAAGGTATAACTGTGTTTGTCTGCAGTAATGATGACCTCCGTCAGGTAGTACAGCAGACAGAAGAGGCAGAGATAACTGAAGAGGATCTGGAGCTcattaaggagagagagaccaacatCCGTCAGCTGGAGGTCAAGCTCCTGCACTCTGCACCCATCTTTTCCCAGCAGCACTTGGGAAtatgcacgcacccacacccaaaGCAAAATATGGGACTAGTTATCTCAGGCTCTTTGATCTTGTTCTTGGCACAGTTGTGCTTTAGAATGAAAGTTATAGTGCTTTACAGGTTCTGTAATTTGCCTGTATTATGTCATGAAAATAGTTTCCCAAAAATGTGTTCGCTGTCATGACCTGGCCATGTCACAACTGGGATATAAGGAAATATCTCAATTCTCTGATCAAATGACATAGCCGTGAATGAGAGAGtgatggataaaaaaaaaccccaaaaacccacattttaaatttttgtaAATTTGCTGCCCACGTTACTACATTTGTGTGTAGGTGCTCAGTTAGTGACTGCAGCGAGTCTGTTGCTATGCATTGACATGAAGGCATTGACCACTAGAGGACAGATCACCCTCAACTCTTGAGTTATACCAACAAGTATAAACACTTTAGCAGCTTTGCGGTATCTGATACACTCATGCTAACACAACACCTATTATTATGTTACTGTCtttctcactgctgtgttgacaaTGGTCCACCAATCAAAGTAAAACTGAGCAGCAGTTGTTCTTTGGTCAGAAATAAAACCAATGATGAACAGGCTAGAAGGAGGCCAGAAACTGGACTTCAGTTTGTAACTGTAAAACTATTAAATGGACCTTAAAGATAGGAGTGTATGTCAGTGCCAGGtaggtgtttttaaataaagtgggtggtgaattgatgtgtattgtatttgaatgttttttttttttccttattctTTCTCGACTTTCTTCACTTTGTTTTCATTGTAGTCTGACATAATGGATGTAAATCAGATCTTTAAAGACCTTGCAGTGATGATCCATGACCAAGGGGAGATGATTGGTGAGTTCAGCCAGTCACCGGGCCAGCAATATTATTATGGAATGCAATTTAAGTTTCTTGGgaaatgcatgcatttatttagtcattttttaaatctggaCTATAACCTGGATTCTCACACTTATTTGCTTTGTCACTGAAAGGAATTTTCTGTAGAATAAGCTCCCCAAGTAGAGCAGGTAGGGCAAGGTATTAGAAATACTAATTTATCATATTAATATGTAGAGTAAATTgctctgctaaatgctgtaaatgtaactgtctTCATTTACCCTAAGATGTAGTTAATAATTCAACTAATATTCATGTTACtcattacatatgtatatgGAGGCACATGTGTAACAGAAAGGAATCCTTTTGTCTGATGATGGTTACCCATTATGTTAGCATTAAAACTAATGTGGGAAACATGTATAGGTAAGCAGTATTGCAAGCTAGTGCTCTGatgttatatatgtatagttACATAAGACAGCCAAGTTATCTTTTAAAATCCTTTCTATATGGCTGTTATTACAGATAGCATTGAAGCCAATGTGGAGAGTGCAGAAGTGCATGTGGAGCGGGGCGCTGAGCAGCTTCAGAGAGCAGCCTATTACCAGGTAAGGGCCAGAGGTATGTGTAAGATGAACTGTAGCAGTACTCTCTTGTCATCGGCGTTAAACAACGGGACAGGACGTGCTGGATATGAGCCACATCTcatgttttgttaaatgtacCTCCTCAGCAAAAGTCCCGTAAGAAGATGTGTGTCCTGGTTATGGTGTTCTCTGCAGTGATCATTATTCTCAGCCTCATCATCTGGGCTTCCACCAAATGAAGAAACCTTTCTGTcctcttttcccctctctctgctctgcatttaatttatttgtttcctCTAAAACCGGAACTGATGCACTTGCTAGGCAGGCATTTTGAGAAGCTGTGCATGCACAGGTGCACTATAGAAGAACACTCGCAATGTattttgtgttctttctgtACATGTTCTCGACATTCCCATATGAACTCCCATATGATGTAAACTGTCTTTATGTATGGAAGTCTGTATGTATGGAATACTGTCTATGTAtcatctgtctgtatgtatgaaaGAAAACCATGTTGGAGAGTGAAGGGATATGATTTCAGACATAGTAAAACAACGAATTATTCtagtatttttcatttcatttcaaaacttAACAGCtatgtaacccccccccccccaatggtTCATAGAATAAAGTCTGTTGTCCTGAAATGGGCTGAAAATCATGCAGTTGTATCCAGTTGAGTGCCACACTCCAAAAAGATAGACATTCAGATATTTAGATGAAAcagtaaacatacatttttatttatttattttttcctcactCTCATTTCTGGGTGCCTAGAGTCATCAATGTACAGCAATAGTGCTGGTAGCAATGTCTGATGCATGGTTTCATAGTTCTGTTCAGACAAAGTACCTGCATTagatttatttgctgtttatcTTGTAAATGGTGGTATCTTGTCACTGATAGCATCAATGATGGATCTGTGTATTGCCAAGTTAAAATTCTGCACGATAAGTGAAAAAACGTATAAAAAATGCGCTCTCACTTTCAAAAGGAGTTATTGTctacttgtttttatttaaatattgatttgtaTTACTTCTGTTAGAATACATAAGTAAAGAAAGATGTCTTAAACAATTCTGCTTTTCTGGTTTTTAACATACTCCAGTCTCTAATTCAGATTGTATCAGGTAGATGTAAACACcaattgttttaattgtgtAGAGCATGACTATTTCTAATAGAAGTGACTTGAAAATCACTTCGGTTGACAAGTGGCCTGCAAAAGTTCAGTCGACACAGGATTTTAACTACATTGTCCTCTAATGCAATGACCTACAAAGCTTTAGGATATGCTGAAAACTAATATGAGCCCTGTACTATATACATTTCCACAAATCCTTCAAATCGCACTTCTGGCTAGCAAAGTTGAGTGACCGATGAGCAGTCACTCATTCGGTTGTTTTTATATAGATGCAGGTGCCAGAGTCAAGTGGCACCTGCAAATACGTGCCATTTTCTGATGGCATAGCGGCCACGTCCTGCTGCCACATGCAAGACAGACTGACCCCTTGCTGTGGGATCACAGTGTTTGCATGTAATgcttaactagctagctgtaAATTATTAGCTCTGAGTTTAGCAGAATGCTGTGTTCCAGTGGCAGCAGCCCCTGAAAGTCATCCGCATCTGATATGTTCAAATGATGTCCCAAAGGATAGGGCCATGATGTCGATATGTGGGGCTTGCCAGATATCACATATGTGTTAATTAGTTTGAACACATGCTGGATCAACTGTTATTCAGACCAGAAGTGGTGACATTTACATAACATGTCTGACAGGTTCACCAGCTCTAGTTTGTGGTAAACAGTCTGTTTATATTATCGAATCATCAGAACCTAAAGCACTTTTTCTGTACTTTTGAGTTTCAATAATAATGAATGACTTTTTTAACAATAGTAACTACTTAATTTAGCTAGCACACGTTGCCGTTTGCTCATATCACTTTAATTGCTGGGACACTGAATTTAAGTGTGCAAGTCTACTTCAGTGCAGGAAGATGTCTCACAGGGTTTTTGGAATCCAGCAATTGGACTTATTTCTCTGCCACTGCATTACATTTACTGCCTTTGAAGATTCCCttgtgaaactttttttttttttttttttttttgagactTTTAAATTGGATTCCACAGTGTGTGCTATTTTGGGTCATCTGTTATTCAAAGACATTCTTTTAAACATTAACAACGAAATTCAGGGGcactacaaataaaatatacttCTTGGAATGTCATTCACCACTAAACCcatgtttacaaaataaagaaattgcATAATTCATCACAAGGAGTTTTcataataatcaaataaaatgttctggTGGCCTGTTAAGTATTCAAATTATTATACAAAAGGTAATAAATGAAACCAACACAAACTACTTTAATTGTGGATTTAATAATTATGCCAATGGTTTCAATTAAATGAACATACACCGATAACACATCCTTTTAATTCATTCTTCCACTGTAGTAATGTCCCACAACAAAGCCTATAATCTAAATTGGAGCTGTTGTTACTATCACATAATTAAAGGAGAGCTAACTAGAATTGTTCACCCAGCAGAGCACCCACTTAACCTAACAAATGTTATAACCTGTTTCCACAAATCCTTAAAATCGTCACTTTTAGGTCTTGACAATGGTGTAGCTATGGCTAAAACAGCCGAGTGGCCGTAGTTTAAAAAGTGTCTTGAGTGAAAGGCTGGTGCCACTCAGCTAACATTCCCCTGTTAGTGGCACTTACCTTAGGAGAATAGGAAAGCTGGTGCCAATCGTGGTGATTAGACATGAGGGGCAGTTGAACAACCTGTTGCTTAATTGTGTGGTACCACTCCAGAGAGGTAGCTGCCAATGGCTGGTAAAATCACTTTCAATTCCGCATAGCTATAATGGTAGTTATCAGATCTTTCACCTAGTTCTAATGTATTTTAACTACTAATGGTTACAGACTAAGCAATTATGAATAGCTAATAAATGAAAACACCACAAGCCTACTTTTGTCGTATAGACTTAATTTCACTGATTGTGTCGATAACATGAACATACACCGATAACATCctctttaatattttttttaaacttagtGTTCTCATCAACTGTCTGCCCTAGCCTACTATAATCTAAACTCAAGATACTATTACTGTTACCGTGACATAGCATCCTGGGAAAGTCAGAGCTAGCTAACTGTCGGTTGAATCGtccacaaaacatttattaactgtAATTGTCAGTCCAGAGTACCTGCCACGCTTAGCACCACAATCAATTACCACTTGCCAATACGCGCCATTTCCAGATGACGTTGAGCCGCTTTCTGCCAAACAGAGACTGAACTCCCTCTCTGATCCCAAAGCCCAAATCTTATTGCTAACAGTAGGTGgcagtgtaaaatgtttattaaagtcAATAGCTGAACATCTTTTCAGCTGAGGACATATCATCAACCTTACTCTTCTTTCCTGGACttaagacagacagaaacaaaagatgtcttcacattttcacttttgaTGCCCACAAACATAATGCATCCAAATCTTAGAAAGTATTGGGATGGGTCAGCATACTTACATGCACAGACAATGTGTAATGGGAGATTTCAGTTTTTgacatttacaatttaaaacagaTGTAAAAATCCTAAATAACTCAGTGACATTTAAGATTCAGGCTCAGCCAGAGATGCAGGCTTCAGAACAAAGAGTGCGTGTTTAGTAAGTGTATTGCTCACCCATTAAGCATATTCTGTGGCAGAGCTATGCCGATCAATCACCAGAAGTGGCCTTCTTTGCAACTAAATGACTGACACTTGTGAGAACGCCCTTATCCTTGTTACGCAAATGCAAACAGTATATGTTATTCTGTTTTCAGTTAGGTGTCAGTGAATAATGATGCTTCTCAAAATGCCTTCACTTCAGCAGAGTGCTGGGACGCAGGAGCCCAATCCATCCAGTTTATGTTGGATGGACATAGTTAAACAGTTACAGGCTCTGTCAAATATTTTACTTCTTCAGAATTCTTGTTCCTGTGTGAAAGAAATAATTTAGTTAGATAAATTAAagctttaaattaaaaatgatagTCCCAGTAGCCTGGTAATTCAGCCAttgagttttaaaatatttgaactgAATCTGTGAATTAAGTATGAAAACTATAGTGGCAAgaaatactgtaaacaaaaacaatacaaatgtttaatttatgaAGGCGACTATGACAGTGGGTAAAAATGCTGGCCCAGAGACCTTTCCAATGCTTTTAAATGCACCTTGGGCTCTTTTAATACTCCATATAGCTGGGCAGGATCCTCAAATAAGAATGTTAATTGTCTAGGAACTGTTAACTTACTGATGTCTGCTTCACCAGGCCCCACTCTTCCAGCTGAGCTGACACTGCGGACCTCGTTTGCTTTATCTCATTATCACTGAAAGTATCAGACTCAACTCTTTTCTAAGATCAAGGACTCATGAGCACATGTACTGCATACAGATATCAAAATATCAGACAATCTGGTCGTGGGACTCCTTTTCGCCTCAGGCCACTTCAGACCTACCCACAGGTGAAGTGTTCCTCCTCACACTACTCATGTAATGTggtaggttgggtggtgtgagcagtgtctcatccccaaagttgaaatgaatCCTATGCCACTGGACCTACCTAACTTTTCCCCATTCGTTATTGCCCTCTAACCCCACACTACCTGGACATGTAACGATTGCAGCCAGAGACACATTTCTTCCACCCAAAGTAACATGAAACTCTAAATGCTTCTAATGCGGTTTTCAGATTTGTAGTGAGGATTTTCTCTCCTATTTGTAAATAAGTGgtggataaaataaaaaaaaaattagaccTGACCTTTATTACTGTTGTCTCTGTCTTTATAGTTATTAAAATCAGAGCACCCATTTTGCTATTAAATATGATGGAGGCAGTGCTGTGCGTGATTCTCTGAGAATGGaaaatgtatgtacagtatgccCATCTAACACCAAGCACAAGGCCAAAGCCGCACTCACCCACCACAGATATTCATATTATTGCTATACCAAAGATTCAAGTTATGCAACAGTGCTACATCTCTGTTGCCATGTCAGCCATGCTTCTGTTCCAAGTAcaatttttgtgcttttgtccTATTAAATGCAAAAGTCATTTAATATCACCAGTGATCATTTTTGAGGTTTTGCCAGTAGCATAATTAATTTCTGCTTCCTGGCCCACTGTTAAAATTGTTATTTGCTAGTTACTCATTTTTAGACTTCATTCAATGTGTAGGATCAAGTCTTTCCTCAGTTGTGGTGTGAGCAACAAGCCTGCTGTCTTTTGGTGGCCACAAGCTTGCACAGTCTTGGATTCTCTCTAATTATGGGAGAGATCACATTTCGTCAGTCTCAGAAGGTGTGTAATGTCCCTAGGggagtgagtatgtgtatgtgtgtaaggtcCCTAGGGGAATGGGTATGGGTGTTACCACGGAGACCTGCAGCCCTACAGCATTATCTCACATCCTGGTCGAAGTGCTAAAGACCTTTAAAGGTGCTGAGTGATGTTTACACATCCCCTTTGTAaaaatacacagtacacatttgACATACACATTTGGCCTGGCAAGTTGAATAAAAAGCTTTAACAAGTTTTATTCAATTTtccaaatgacatttatttcatgtAAAATCGTGTGGCTTCGAAAATTACATGAATCCTATTAGATGATCCTTGCTTGCCTAATAGAACTTGCACACCTGCAGTATAAAAGGCATTACAACCAAAATCGCTGTGCTTGTGTTCTGCCATCATGTTTTaactttgtatattttttatcaTCTGTAATCTAGCGACCAGAACTCTCCAGAATCAcaatgtattacagtgtatgtgGACCAATGTTTGTGAACCATGTGCTAATACCTTAGttgacaaataaatcaataggTTAATCACTAGGTTTATTTTAGGTGCAGGTTTAGGAGTCATAGCATTTCTGATGACTTGATTTGCATGACCCCCaaatttataattaatatttatttaattggtttTAGTTGACTTAAATTGCATATTTGTTGGTAATGCTTTGCACAATGCCTGCCCACAAGTAACACTTGTGGGACCATATATCTTTATCTTTATCAGCCTTCATCCATGAATCCATGAATTCACTTTTCACTGATCATAAGAAAGTTACTGACAAACAAGTCCCATTTGGCACCCTAAAATAACTTTAGCATTTGGGATTGTTGTTTCACAGTAAACGTTCCAGCAGTTGGCAGTTATTTGGGATACTGTGTATGTGAAATTGGTGGCTTTTGTGCAACATTCTAGTTACCTTAGTATTTCCCTGAGAAGCCATTTCATGGGAGAATCCAAGCTAAGAATGAAAATGCTCAGTTCAAGGGGAACTTCATATTGTGCAGGCAGTAGTGTTTTATCACTAAAACACTGTGCAGGACACTGACATGAAATTTTACTCATTAATGTATGTCTGCTCAAGATCTGGGAGTTGATACTGCCAGCTGGCTGTTTATGAGAGAgcaacaaataaacaggaataTGTCAGACTTCACAAATGAttatgaaagtgtgtgagtgatgataatatttaatacatttttgctgaaaaacacattacattatacattttgcTAAATGTAGAAGTAATCTGTATAGAAGACTTATCAAATCAACTGGAAATTGAATTTAGCATTTTAACTTTGACAtagttagctaatgttagttaTCCTGAGGTAAATAACGACCACAGCGAGCTATTTAACTAACATCCAtcatatatttgttttacatgcaaaatataGGGTCAGTGTTACATAGACACAGCCATATACAGAGGAGCCATATTAAAAAATGAAGGAACTGCTTAGGTGTACTGTAGAATGGAATGCAGTGGTGCACTACCAAATGGCTTCAGTGCAGATTTGCAATGTATGTGGCCTGACTTCAGTGTACATTGGAACACGTTTGCTCTCGTAGAGAGTCTTCTGGTTTTAAATTCAGTGTATCATGAGTACAGATATGAATAAACTGAGGAAATCTGAGAATGCATGAATTTTTGAAATCATGCAACTGttaaaaaagaagcaaaagtaAAGCTGAACACAGCCCTAGGGTTTTAATAGCACCCTTCCAAATAGAAATACCCACAGAACTCAGAGTTGAACTTTCACCTTTATAGTACACTATAAAAAACTAACCTGCCAAATTGAGGAGGTGGAAAGACTAATTTCACTGCTCAGacgaaataaaaaataaatagttctCCTTGAATAGTGTTTACGTACTGATTGCTTGTGTAGTTTTTTCCATGTGGTTCAGCTGAGGATAATTGGAGGCACAATGACTTGCAGATGTCAGTCACACTTACTGCTAAAGTAGTGTAATAGCTGTTGGCCCCTTGGTGCCTTCTGTGGTACAGCAGCCGCAGCCCCACATCAAAAGGTTTAAGCAATGCCCTTGACCTTGTCACAGAGTGGAACAACGCAGCTGCAAATGAAGCTCTGCCATGTAAAATACAGCAGAATATAACACGTCGTAACCATTGCAACAATAACACAATAGCAAAACAGGCCCATATGCAGATTAAGGGTAGGGTGGAGTGCTCATATGACATATTACAGGTTGAAAAACAGTGCCCTGCCTTTTTGTATGTATGCGGAGGGTGAGGAGTACGTTAcataattgttgttgtttgcttgtttgttggtttctgttttgctttcccAGGCTTTGCTGCCATGCAACAGTAGTATCTAGCAAGTAGCATCTAGCTGGTTATCATCTAATGTTAGCAATTGCTACATGACACAGTCAGAAAGCTCTGCCACTTGCCCTTTCAGAAAATTAACTGCTAGACCTGTTGCTAGGCAAGCAAAAAGAAATGACTTTATGTCTATGACACTTTCATCAGGAAATATCAGGATGAATATCGTATTCCTGTCTATGTGATGGGTTGCAAACAAGGATTTTATGTAACATGAGTTTATTTACGAAGACGTTTGCAAATTCCTGTTAATGAACTGAAAattttggggggcgggggtaAGTTTAATCAACTGTATTTAAGCAGAGAGAGCATTAAGTTTTGAACCTCCTTTAACCTTTTCAATTTGTGTCTCCTGGTGTGCTCTGTAGAGAATGTTAACTACTCAGGGTACATAAAATGGCAAAGAGCAAAACCATCTCTCCTGTTTAAAGGGATTTAAAAAAGAGAACTGATCTGTAGAAGAGCACACCAGGATACCTGAACTGTGAACCTTACCTGTGCCTCGTGCCAGCCTTATAAACTGTTTGATATTAGCACTGACAGCGAAATTTACTACAAAGCTTTGCTTAATGTCTGTAAAACTCAAAAACATGCTTGACAGAACATACAGTAAAGTAAAATGTTCACTCTGAGGACACATGTGTACTTTTAATTGTATGGTATGAGTTTTAGTGTAGACCTTAATGTAATTCATCTCAATATGTAGACCTTTAGAGTTTCAGTATTGATCTGGTCTCTGGTCTGTCCTCGACTGCTGAAAGTGATCAAATGAAGGGGAACACTTAGCATCAAGTTCTAGCATCAGTGAATACGCCGAAGAAACAGCAAACGCTCCCAGCTCTCACTTCCCTCAGTATCTccactttctcttcctctcaccctCAGATACATTCTAGGGACATGATTTAGCACTGGGTGGTAAAAGTCTGAGGAAAATAACTGATACATTTATTCCTTCCCCAAAAGTGACTATCACATTATGTTTAGTGTCTAGTGTTAGGGCCACCCAGTGTTGTGCATTACAGTGATATGCTCTACCTCTCTGAGTGAGGAGGCAAGTCTCAGTGCTACATGTCACAGAagcaaataaattatattgtgtTAAAGCCTTTTCCCGAGCCAGAGACCTAATTTTGCCACAAGTTGGAAAGCACCCCTTAGTTATTGTACCATATTTACTTTAACTCcctgataaaaataaattatggcAGACACAATGAGGCTGTAAGGCACATGCGTGTTGCTATCAGGATCCTATCAGGCTCCTCGCTGCTCTTGAGGGAAAGCCAATCAGGTTGGCCCAGCTCGTCAGTGTTTCCAGTGTCAAGTGAGAGGACAGATCAGCTGTACCCAACTTAAAGCGGTCCTGCCAGGGTGGCGCCCCAGTTGTTTTGGCGAGCTCTGACCGCACATGCCTGGCCTGAGACTATTCTTTCCTCCCACTGCCCCCATGCCTTCTCACACCAGTTTGGAAAAAATGTGCAACAATTTTGGGCAGGGGGAGAATATCAGGATTAACCCCATATCTTTGTTCTATTTTTGccactgtgtttgtctgtaattggtctcactgtgtgtctgtctctctgtcttcccttttctgtttgtttctatcagtttctgtctctgtatttctctctctctctgtctctctctccatctgcttGCTTGGGTCAGTTGGCCTCTTTTCTACCTCCTTTTCTGTGTCAGATGAGCATAGATTCCACATAACATGACCCAGATGCCACGATTCCCCCAAGAGGAAAGGGATCATTGACCCACCATGGAATATTATCCCCTTCTCAGTAGCAAGGGTTGTTAGAGACCTTAAATTGGAAGAAGTTACTAACTGGCTCCCAACCGAAAATTTGCAGTGATTATGAATATTACTGATCATAAGTTTGTGACCACTTGCAGATTCATGTaattgtgtacatttgtgtctgGTTTCATGGAGCACAAGAAGACATCTGAATCTGTTGTTGTGCCTCAAGGTTCACTCTCACAGCTCCTTGCACTCCTCTTGGAATGCATCACCTTGCATGAATCCATCTGGaactaaaaaaagaaatatccaCTGGAGATCTACAGGAGTCTGTATCCGACAGTCCTGCATCCCACAAAGTGTGCTGTTCCTCATTGTGTGCCCACATCGTGTTGAGCctgcaatatttatatatttttataaatggcCTGTTTGTGACATATGTACTAgattataattgtaattattcaAAATGGTAATTAAGATTTTCAGACTTAATTGTGTCTATAATGTTATGTAAGCTCTTCGTTTATGAAGTACATGACAAATCCAGTTTTCATCAGTTACTAGCtatttctattattttcttgaaattaatttatttctta contains the following coding sequences:
- the stx12 gene encoding syntaxin-12 isoform X2, whose translation is MSYGNTEYRTPPRDFSSLIQTCSSNIQKITQNTAQIKSMVNQLGTRQDTSELQDKLQQMQHYTNQLAKETNKHLKDLGSLPQPISPSEQRQQKIQKDRLMNDFSAALNNFQAVQRRAAEKEKESVARARAGSRLSAEDGGRDEQLVSFDNNDDLRQVVQQTEEAEITEEDLELIKERETNIRQLESDIMDVNQIFKDLAVMIHDQGEMIDSIEANVESAEVHVERGAEQLQRAAYYQVRARAKVP
- the stx12 gene encoding syntaxin-12 isoform X1, with translation MSYGNTEYRTPPRDFSSLIQTCSSNIQKITQNTAQIKSMVNQLGTRQDTSELQDKLQQMQHYTNQLAKETNKHLKDLGSLPQPISPSEQRQQKIQKDRLMNDFSAALNNFQAVQRRAAEKEKESVARARAGSRLSAEDGGRDEQLVSFDNNDDLRQVVQQTEEAEITEEDLELIKERETNIRQLESDIMDVNQIFKDLAVMIHDQGEMIDSIEANVESAEVHVERGAEQLQRAAYYQQKSRKKMCVLVMVFSAVIIILSLIIWASTK